The Acidianus manzaensis genome has a window encoding:
- a CDS encoding end-filament protein, with the protein MNKLVISLLSIFILSLFLISEFNTVAYSDIPLPLKMAVNEEIATLWEKSPTGTYAFYEAKSIPNSYWLDDNSKFLEAIASYWNSYSTYVDDILQFLQEGDVGGYFIKRFEYPFAQFYEKICGDLIGYTNGYYWIWYNQSNTLQGLRVSTYYNPTLTVAYLQSVVIQEPNGILVNPCEATENPIVDGGFSGSGGQNPPWELLNISAWGNDTKTSLDNSAKTYLNLTGPALFGTPSEQLQYNYPIVNVLPQAITLIKGTKYLGQTNPNDQFMDFNITLYIQSSSINRIYLIFVWENASGSFIQTNIPVYFTADGQWQDINVPIPNSVYPKYWNLGTLSAYPFLIGIGIYVPGATSTQTRNTGIYVASISTLYPTTYAPQFNVIKTQNYVAFNYTFTSNSGSQYWWAYLLQKNNMILALAEIQNGSTLYFGFNGLSTIGSGYQYMFTQKFGYIKNYQDSSNISWTYFANVNIGQWLLLNTSYAPNWIGDYNLLFIFPLANYTEYNSQFGHFGPYTVYFGPPYEIRNTLYMNSTFETPAGYYQWFQIAYEGNGTSLVGFDFIPSVDWIPCPNTVVKNILDGPSYWKYAIVGEDYYEGQIIYALALLGKYGNTQALSMAEQSWQAYYNELKWSNGKTYTSSLARFILATIVLYNTTHNSIYLDALNQLGSWLLQYQSSNRYTYYNISMWYHKDNYVTNINGYNTYGYIINTTSGMDVGTVISGSSIAINFFEDIPLNTSYAIRLYNKPYKALLPPTLSNDLNVSGILTTILYFNGGGTDTEANVTITVQIAYNGQVLQTIGSSIFTNVQIQAGGKSGSTPYYPVTFHIPVLTNVEAPSGSTLIVGINVKAPQKVYMLVDSTNGPSNVTIPFSWPNPFYGLFTIPKLLNPIIKYPMSNYCLDVTSMSGQALMSLYYLTHNQTYLTHALMIEQGLHYSEEPFLNWSDMKGNISINYRIWIYYNYSTIQSDYDTYMDELLSEYADAIGNQTLADLAISRMWERTTLDYPYYMAYYVSDNRTDGQINSETQPWGIVAEEDYIQAWDYPKIQLFYANFSNGNYLENQTWNGSALILHIYAHYPQNLSLYFLTGITNFNIFINGQAFNYRANHELLQFTANLKIGQNTIIIIAKQINTTTTNTSTTLKSSLNFFPISIAFIVGISLLILFYLAKRSKK; encoded by the coding sequence GAAATTGCTACATTATGGGAAAAGAGCCCTACAGGGACTTATGCTTTTTATGAAGCTAAGAGTATTCCAAATTCTTATTGGCTTGATGATAATTCAAAATTTCTAGAAGCAATAGCGTCATATTGGAATAGTTACAGTACTTATGTTGATGATATCCTTCAATTTTTGCAAGAAGGTGATGTTGGCGGATATTTTATAAAAAGATTTGAATATCCATTTGCACAGTTCTATGAAAAGATATGCGGGGATCTGATTGGATATACTAATGGCTATTATTGGATATGGTACAATCAAAGCAATACATTACAAGGGTTAAGAGTAAGCACCTATTATAATCCAACACTAACCGTAGCGTATTTACAATCTGTTGTAATTCAAGAACCCAATGGTATTTTGGTAAATCCATGTGAAGCTACTGAAAACCCAATAGTGGATGGGGGATTCAGTGGATCTGGTGGACAAAATCCACCATGGGAATTACTTAATATTTCAGCATGGGGGAATGATACAAAGACCTCTTTAGACAATAGCGCGAAAACATATCTCAATCTAACTGGCCCAGCATTATTCGGCACACCATCAGAACAATTACAATATAATTACCCAATAGTGAATGTACTACCACAGGCTATTACATTAATAAAAGGGACTAAGTACCTAGGACAGACTAATCCTAATGACCAATTCATGGATTTCAACATAACATTATATATACAATCATCTTCAATTAATAGAATATATTTGATTTTTGTGTGGGAAAACGCTTCTGGATCATTCATACAAACAAACATACCAGTTTATTTCACAGCAGATGGACAATGGCAGGACATAAATGTTCCAATCCCTAATTCAGTATACCCGAAATATTGGAATTTAGGCACTTTGTCAGCCTATCCATTCCTTATCGGAATAGGCATCTATGTGCCTGGGGCAACATCCACTCAGACTAGGAACACTGGAATTTACGTTGCTTCAATATCTACTCTTTATCCCACTACTTATGCACCTCAATTTAATGTAATCAAAACGCAAAATTATGTTGCCTTTAATTATACCTTTACTAGCAATAGCGGTTCGCAATATTGGTGGGCTTACTTATTGCAAAAGAATAATATGATTTTAGCTTTAGCAGAAATTCAAAATGGCTCTACATTATATTTTGGATTTAATGGCCTTTCTACTATTGGAAGCGGTTATCAGTATATGTTTACGCAAAAATTTGGATACATAAAGAATTATCAAGACTCATCTAATATTAGCTGGACTTATTTCGCAAATGTGAATATCGGACAATGGTTACTGCTGAATACCAGCTATGCACCAAATTGGATTGGTGATTATAATTTACTATTCATATTTCCTCTGGCTAATTATACTGAATACAATTCACAATTTGGTCACTTTGGACCTTATACCGTTTATTTTGGCCCACCTTATGAGATTAGAAATACGCTTTACATGAATTCAACATTTGAAACGCCAGCAGGATATTATCAATGGTTCCAAATAGCCTATGAAGGCAACGGAACTTCCCTAGTAGGCTTCGATTTTATCCCTAGTGTAGACTGGATCCCATGTCCTAACACAGTAGTAAAGAACATTTTAGACGGCCCATCATATTGGAAATACGCAATTGTTGGTGAAGATTATTATGAAGGACAAATAATCTATGCATTGGCGCTTTTAGGTAAATATGGAAATACCCAGGCATTATCAATGGCAGAACAATCATGGCAAGCATACTATAATGAGTTAAAGTGGTCTAACGGAAAAACCTACACATCTTCCCTAGCGAGATTTATCTTAGCCACAATAGTACTCTACAATACTACACATAATAGCATTTACTTAGATGCATTAAATCAGTTAGGTTCATGGTTACTTCAGTATCAAAGTAGCAACAGATATACATATTATAATATTAGTATGTGGTATCACAAAGATAATTACGTTACTAACATAAATGGTTATAATACTTATGGCTACATCATTAACACTACAAGTGGCATGGATGTAGGTACTGTGATTAGCGGAAGCTCAATAGCAATCAACTTCTTTGAGGATATTCCACTTAATACATCATATGCAATTCGTCTTTACAATAAACCATACAAAGCATTATTACCACCCACATTAAGCAATGATTTGAATGTAAGCGGAATTCTAACAACTATACTATACTTTAACGGTGGTGGTACAGATACAGAGGCTAATGTAACGATAACAGTTCAGATAGCATACAATGGGCAAGTTCTACAGACTATTGGCTCATCTATATTTACTAATGTACAAATTCAAGCTGGCGGTAAAAGTGGCAGTACACCCTATTATCCAGTTACTTTCCATATTCCCGTTTTGACTAATGTTGAAGCTCCGTCTGGCAGTACTTTAATAGTAGGAATCAATGTAAAAGCCCCGCAAAAGGTTTATATGTTAGTTGACTCAACTAACGGACCATCAAATGTTACAATCCCATTTAGCTGGCCTAATCCATTTTATGGATTATTTACAATACCCAAATTATTAAATCCAATTATTAAATATCCTATGAGCAATTACTGTCTTGATGTAACTTCAATGTCGGGGCAAGCATTAATGTCATTATATTACTTAACACATAACCAAACTTACCTAACACATGCTTTAATGATCGAGCAAGGGCTACACTATTCAGAGGAGCCTTTTCTTAACTGGAGTGATATGAAAGGAAATATATCAATTAATTACAGAATATGGATTTATTACAATTACAGTACTATTCAATCAGATTACGATACGTATATGGACGAACTATTGAGTGAATACGCTGATGCTATAGGAAATCAAACATTAGCAGATTTGGCGATTAGCAGAATGTGGGAAAGAACAACTTTAGATTATCCTTATTATATGGCTTATTATGTAAGTGATAACAGGACAGACGGGCAAATAAATAGTGAAACACAACCATGGGGAATTGTAGCTGAAGAAGATTATATACAAGCATGGGACTACCCCAAAATTCAATTATTCTATGCCAATTTTAGTAACGGAAACTATTTAGAGAACCAAACATGGAATGGATCAGCCTTAATATTACATATCTACGCGCATTATCCACAGAACTTAAGCTTATACTTCTTAACAGGAATCACTAACTTTAACATATTCATAAATGGACAAGCTTTCAATTATAGGGCTAACCATGAATTACTTCAGTTTACAGCAAATCTAAAGATAGGGCAGAATACAATTATCATAATTGCTAAGCAAATAAATACTACAACAACTAATACAAGCACAACACTAAAATCATCTTTAAACTTTTTTCCAATTTCAATAGCTTTTATAGTAGGCATATCATTGCTAATACTATTCTACCTAGCAAAAAGGAGTAAAAAATAA